The window TGGGTTGAATTATGGCCTAAAAGTCCAGCTAATTACAGGTATCTTCATTCAACTAGCTAGCtcattaattataattgatatACTTTAGTAAAAACATAAGAGGATGTGTACTTTGCTGTTTCCTAGTAACATTGTAATTTCTCTAAGAGAAATTTTTGCCTGAATGTTGTATAATTCAGAGAAAACATGGGAAAATATGCAACAGACGTGAGGAATCTGGCCCTGAAATTAACCGCAGCTATCACTGAAAGCTTGGGAATTGGACCGACCTATCTAAACAACAAAATGGAGGAAGGCATGCAAGTCATGGCTATCAACTGTTACCCAGCATGCCCTAAACCTGAACTTGCGCTAGGGTTGCCACCGCATTCAGACTATAGCTGCTTCACCATCCTTCTCCAGAGCTCCCAAGGCCTTGAAATCATGGACAGAAATGATGGCACATGGAGGGCAGTCCTAAAACTTGACAGTGCCCTACAAGTTCATGTGGGTGATCATCTTGAGGTGCTAAGCAATGGCTTGTACAAGAGTGTGGTACATAGGGCTGCCCTTAATACTGAAAGGACTAGAATCTCTATTGCTAGCTTGCATAGTTTGGGCATGGATGAGAAGATGGAGACTGCCAAAGAGCTTATAGATGAGCAGCACCCTAAGAATTATAAGGAAAGCAGCTTCAGGGATTTTCTGAATTTTCTCTCAGCCAATGACATTGCTGAAGGGAAGAGCTTTATTCAAACACTTAAGATTTAAGGAATGATATCTGCTAggtctattttgattttgattaagATCTATGTACAAACAATAAGTTGGtgtgtttttattatatattcttctTGACGACATGTAAAAGCAATTGACAGCTTTATCTGTAAATGAATTTCGCATTTTATGTATTAATTGTATAACAGATCGTTGGGATGTAAGATACCAATTTGGAAAGTATCATGGCAGATCTTGGACATGGAACATAGTCGGTTATATAGAAGTCTATATTGACTGCGGTTTATACAAAATTGAAGTAGTAGTACAAGACACTGAAGTTGACTCTTTGAGCACATATTTCCCACATATGccctctatttcttttttttttttttcctgtttttaaAAGCCCACTTTCTTGGCCCTTTAATCTAGCCACAGCCCAGGCCTAATATCCaaccttttgattttcttttcttttatttattttcatttgcttatttttcatttccaatttttttcattttttttaacaacacaaattaatttattaaacaccaattcaaaattttaattttttttcaattttattaataagaaaatttaatttaat is drawn from Vitis riparia cultivar Riparia Gloire de Montpellier isolate 1030 chromosome 18, EGFV_Vit.rip_1.0, whole genome shotgun sequence and contains these coding sequences:
- the LOC117907818 gene encoding flavanone 3-dioxygenase 3-like, whose translation is MEDGDTSSSFPIGNSAQEKGLSYVPDCYVVPPSQRSNLTPETTNVPVVDLAGLHDPGERSHIIKDIGSASRGLGFFQIINHGVCQSVLDGALSSAFDFFNLPMEKKLEFMSNDVHKPVRYGTSLKDGIDKVQFWRIFLKHYAHPLKDWVELWPKSPANYRENMGKYATDVRNLALKLTAAITESLGIGPTYLNNKMEEGMQVMAINCYPACPKPELALGLPPHSDYSCFTILLQSSQGLEIMDRNDGTWRAVLKLDSALQVHVGDHLEVLSNGLYKSVVHRAALNTERTRISIASLHSLGMDEKMETAKELIDEQHPKNYKESSFRDFLNFLSANDIAEGKSFIQTLKI